The following is a genomic window from Carassius gibelio isolate Cgi1373 ecotype wild population from Czech Republic chromosome B20, carGib1.2-hapl.c, whole genome shotgun sequence.
TTATTAAGCAAATCAGGATATGATTTTTATATCATTTCTGATGTACCATATATTCcggttttatgtaaaaatatttttttctggataTGTTTTGATGAATGTGTTACCTTTCTGTACCATGGTACAAATAATACACATGGAAATGTCTTTGAACATTTATAAAGTTTGTGTAGCactgttaaaaatgaataaattactgaAAAACTGTTAGTAATGAGGTCAGTCATTTCCAAAATCAAAATCACATAATAagccataaaaatacatttattctaaTACATTTGTAGAGTAAAGTATAAACTATTTGTTACGGTTAACTATTTTTAACATACTCTGAACTCAAACTGTTTGGCATCGTGCATATGTTTTTAAGGAGGAACAACAAAACGTAGTTGTTCCTACATATTGTTTTTCATTCCCCATGGCCCCAGCATGCATAGTACTTTCCCCCTAAATTCCTTGAGTCCATTTTGAGCTTTATAAGCACTATGGGGTCCTCAGATGTCGCTGTTAGATGGCCCATTGGTTTCTTCAGCTGCTCTTTCCACTGTTGTGTACACTTTTGTTTCTGTGGAAAAAGAGaagttatttttagaatttaaaatacttatagaacagtattttatttttaaaatatcatcaaaatagcaattaaatatttatttttgttgttaggttaagtaaaattttacaaatttaaaaataatactgtaGATCACCTGTAATAGTTCTCAGTCTCTTATGGCATCTGAACAGGACTATGAGGATAAGTGCCTCCACTATCTGGAACACAATGTAGATTACAGGGAAGAAATACAGCTGGCCAATGAATTCAGCAGGGAAGGCCACCTTCAGGATTGTGGTACACAGCTGAATGTTCTGACAACCCACCTCCATAGAAACAGTCCGTCTGCAACTGAGGACCAAAGGACAAATGTGAACATGATATCAATGAAAACTGCATTGTACCTGAACAATAAATCAGTCTGGCTGATTTTCTTGAGAATGTATGTGCATCTCACTTCCATATGGTGGACATACATACGGTGCATTCATGCTGAACAGGGTGGACAATATATATCCACTTGTGAATCCAATCAGTGGCATCAATGCAGCTGTGGCTATAAGTTGATAGGATTGCACTTTGAAAAGTTTGCCTCCATCAGATATACCAGCAAGAACACCGATGACAACACATGAGATCAGCAGCAGCGCCAACCCAATCTACATACCAACAGGAAAAGAAATGCAGAACATGcttataattgtttataatttgtATGGTGTGTAGCCAGAGGATTTATACTTTACAATACTACAGTTTGCTTGGTCATGCAGCATTCCAGATTGTTGATACAATAGTGTGTTCACGACGTGGCAGAATTACCAAAATGCCAATTTGTGATTATGAGTTCTGTGAGGGCATAAACACTTTGTAAACTATAAGTCGGAATCTCGTAATCCTGTGTTTTTGAGTTCCAGGTCTGTTTGTGGTGGGGATTTTTTCCATTTACTCTTTCTGTACATTACACTGGGTCACCAGTATGGCTACAGAAGAGTGTGTTTATGAGTGGATCATAAATACTTTGTTCAAATGATTCTTTCAGGaatttatttgggggggggggggggtgcagctGTCTTTAGTGTGTATTTTACTTATTTACTCAACTGATTCTTCAAAGAcgctgattcattcaagaactGAACACCACTATCATGCtaaggtgtgtttcccaaaagcagcaACGGTCGTAATTCCTTTGCTATCGATAGAGATCAATAGAACTTGTGACCATAGATagcaatgcttttgggaaatgcaccacTGGGCGAAGTCATGcaactattttgttttgtttaaaaaacataaattgtCACATTACATGTAAGTTAGAGGTCCCTTTTATTGCAGTTTGGCAAATTTTGCAACTGGTCCAGTTTGGTCACATGGATTCGCCCCCATAAAccaagctgcttggtttgaaagtgacttccgTGTGAACGGTGATTCATACATTACTACATTACTGATGAGAGCATGGTCACATTGACAATATTTTGCAGGCAAAACTTCACAGCTCTATTTTCAGTAGAGTGGTGATGTATGAAGGACCGCTTACACAGAACTAATTTTCAAAGCCAGCAGTTTTCTGTTAACTAAAACACAAGCAAACTTTGCATTGGGGAACTTGTTTGCCCTCAAATGAAACTATCAGTCACCTCACTTTTATTCAGCGTTAACCTCATGTTTATTAAACTGTTGAATAAAAGCAGTATCCCACTCTGTAAAtgaatgaacacacacctggGTGATGATCTTAGAATAGTGGGGCACTCTGTAGTTGAGCAGGGTCCCAATACCGCAGGGCACCAGGATCATAATCAGGGCAATAGTGATGCTAGTGAAAGGAACATATTCTGCCAGGTTTGAGATACCCTGGCTGTACAGGTAGAGCAGGAGGGGCATCATACCCAATCCCAGTACCGTGGAACAAGCAGTCATCACAATACTGAAAGAAAAACAGATCAGATTAAGGAGATACTTTCATGTTAAATGGCAATATGGCACTGGAAAAAACTtggatatttgatatatatatatatttatatatatatatatatatatatatatatatatatatatatatatatatatatatatacacacacagtaaaaaaaaaaatgccgaATTAAATACAACCCCACACTGGGTGAAATATGGCTGAAAATATTGCTAAACTTTCTTGCATATTATagttatgcattttaatttttttttgttttttttatatatataattttctccgTATAGTCTACTATTGGACAGTACTTATTTTCTCAAGAATTACCTGAGGTTCATGTCTCCCTCGAGGGCAAGAGCAAATATGTTGGAGAGGTTTCCTCCAGGACAGCACCCACAAATTAACACAGATAAGCTCTCCATAGGACTCAGCTGAAACAGCTTTGCAAGGCAGAAGGCTGTGAGGGGCATTATACCAAATTGAGCCCCAACTGCAATTGCCACCCCTTTGGGTTTGATGAAATAATTCTTGATCTTTGAGATTTCCATTGTGCAACCAAGAGACAACATGGTGATGAAAAGAATAACAATTAATGCCCAGCGGGTAGCCTTGTCCACATTTTCATTGAATGCAGAGTCTTTTGAGGTGGTGATGTTTACATCCCTTTCGTAGCTTGAAAAGTTGTATTTGATGGTTACATTTTCAGAGACCACCATTTTTTAATATGGAAATGTGTTTTGAATGTTATCATAAACTGTAAGATAGAAGTTGAGAAAGTTGAATTGTCATGTAGTAAATGTAGTCCAATAAACAATAACAGCAAGTGGTTATGTTTTCCAaagtttttaagtttgtttttgtaaaaaagatAAATCTCAAGCCTACCTTTGATTCATGCAGTTCTTCAGTGACTGTGTGGTGTCTTCTCGGAAAGCCAGAGTGAGCCAGTTAGAGAATAATAGGGGtctcctgtgtctgtgtgtccagtaatcgagttttttttttactcacttgTTAACCCTTTAAGGGCTGAGCTATTTATCACTTAATTTTCAATCACATTTAGATTTAATATAACAATTTAGTTATTGGTGAATATAGACAGTTGTACACACCTCAAAACAATGTGCACTAGTAAGGAACGTAACAGTTATGACCAAACATGCATTTAGTTCCAGTTTTTCTCACTCAGCAGTTACAAACAAAACTTAAGATAacttaattttttgtaatttacaacatttaacacaaatgtttttttgtttttatttttgccaaTTTTCATATATGTCAGCGCTCATAAATTTGTTCTACACTAAGAAATTAATCATAATTTagatctacaacaaaatagaacAAGTTCTGGTGataactaaacaaatatttaattactataatattgatttctcactagaaataagttagtcatctttttttttttagctgaaccATCAAggaatggaatgcacaggattgtgggataaggatacatctatgctgccttcaaaatgcGACTGAAAAAGGTACTAGTAATGTGACATTCCACACAGAGGCTTTGAAGCTTGTATAAAAAAACGTccccggttactatcgtaacctcggtttcCTGAGAGCGGGAACGAGACATCACGGAGATATTTCTCTGTTATGGGAACACCTTCCCTTCCAACTTTTCCCGAAGTCCTACTGTCTCACGACAGTCCAAATAACTAGCCAATTGTTGCAAAGTATGCAAATCGCCTGCAAATACTGATGCGCTCAAGAGGAAGTATAAAATGCAGTGCATGCAACAATTACGTCGGAATCTGATACTGAATGGAGCATACTCGAGCCGGTTGAGCAGTGAACATGGCGACCACCATGATGTCTCATTCTaactctcagggaaccgaggttacaatAGTAACCAGAGATGTTCCCTCTCGAGCTTTCACTAGCCATCCTGGAGATATTTCTCCGTTATGGCAACGATATGCATTCCCACTGTGAGAGAGGGAAGTCTGTAAGTCATACCCTGTGTCTCAATGTTCATACTATCCATCCCAAATAGTATGTGAGATTAGAACaagtgtgtcccaaagcataATATTTTGAAAAGAGTATGCCGGAATGGTCTACTGGTCTACAATCCATTGCACTTACCCATGTTTTATTCCTACACCTTCTACAGTTAtgtgaacttttataaacattaatttgttcgttaacttttaaatgcatcattatgcagAAAAGAGTTCTCTGCATGAATGACCCGGGACTGGCAGATCAACCAGCTACTTCTTTTCTCTCCAGTAAGGTAGGAGGTTAATTTAAATGTGGAGGATGTTAACTCTGACAATTGTGTGACGTGATAGTATGTTCCAAAGCTTGCCTTCTCTTCTTCTATACACTCAAAAGTGTGTACTTTTTCTTCACCAAAAGAGAACATACCTTAAAAGCACAATATAAGTAGGCACACTGAGATACAGGGACATACTCAGCGAAGAAAGAACACAAAATTCCCACAACCAGTAGTGACACTTGTTAGGTGGGCTTGCAGTTTATAGGTGGACATAAGCTAGGTATGAGAAATTTGCATATCTGTTCAGAGATAATGTGTGCTGCGCTGAGAAACAGGGCACAAGAAACAATAACCTCAGCTGCGCTGAGTACAGGGCAgacaacagaaaaaataaaatattggtctGCGCAGAGTAATCACTGTGTGAGACAGCAAACACTGACAGTACTTGCGAAGCTAAGGATTGAGCATCCAACTTGTAAAACCTGGTGAAGGTATTTTGAGAAGACCAGCCGGCTGCAAAGCATATATCCGGAATAGGCATAACTCTCGATCACACCCAGGAGGAGGTGATAGCTCTTGTTGAGTGGGCCCTCATGTCAAAAGGACATTCCAAACCTTGGCTCGTATAACAGCCGTGATAGTGTCCACAATCCAGTGggaaacacttctttttttttacacggTCCGGCCCTTCTCACAACCACCATAGCACACCAAAAGCTGGTCAGATCGACAAAAACTGGCAGAACAGTCAATGAAAATCCACAAGCTCTGACGTGGCACACCAACGTGACGTGACTCAGAAGACAGGGCAGACAGCGAAACAGTCTGCGCACTGAGGGGGTGACGCTGCAGTCACCAGGTCAGAAAATGCATGTTACCCTGTTCGCTTGGCTGAAGTGAGGGAAATAAGAAATGCAGTGTGAGAGATACTACAGCCACATAGACTTTCAGTGTTGATGGCAAACATCCACTATCTAGCCTGTACTGTAGAAAAGACAGAACATCTGACACAGAGCAAGCAGTGGACAATGACAATGGAGGACACCCACGCCTCTGAGAGCATGTCATGCCCACAAGAATGCAGGGCGGTCAGCTCCTCTGATATCCCCACAGCAGCCACACGTAATGGCTCCACAACTCAGGTTAGGGGGGCCACACCGAGCCACTTGTTCCTGATGGGGATCGGCCAGGGCGGCGCCATCAGCAGCTTTGTCATATATGGGATCCCGAGACTGGTGTGGCCAATTTGGGTCAATGAGTGTCACCGAAGCCTCCTCCTCCCTTCCAGCCGGGAGTGAGAAGAACAGCGCGAAGTGTGCATTCTCGCTTGTGGTGAACAGATCCACCTCTGCAGCCTTCACTCTCCTTGAGGAATCCCCTTCCGAAAAAAGCATTTCTGTCCCACGGTTCAAAAGAAGAGGGATGTGCACTGCTCCGATAGAGAAAAAGTGAAGGCCCGTCCATAGCAGGAGATTCACTGTCTGCTTGAACAGAGCCTTGGATTGTACACCCCTTGGTGACTTATGTACACGAAGCACACTTTCAGACATGTTATAGACTGACTCGGGGTGAGAATGCTCTTACGCAGATTCACACATAGCCCCCCCAAGAGGGTGAGAGGAATGCAAAAATTCTGTCGGCATGAGCTCATCACCAGAGTTCTTGTGTTAAGGATGAGAAAAGAGGACCAAAAGGCGAGACTCTCAGTCACGGTCTTTTAACGAAAATGAGGCAAAGAATCAAAATTGTAAACAAATCCACTCTGAAGACAGAGGTGTCAGTTAAACAGAAATCTTCACTCGGAAACCCTGAGCTTAAACTAAAGGTAGCTGATTAACAGGTCACTGGGATTCGGGATGAGCGGCAGCCAAGCCAGGTGCAGTGGGAGATTCCGACAGAGGTTACGGTGAGAGGTGAAGCCTGCAGAGAGCGTGGGTACCGTAGGCTGGATACCGCGTCCGTTCAGAACCACAGCATCTGAGTTGGTAGAGCACAGTGGGGAGCGTGAAGGGGAATGACTTCCAGACAACCCgcacaggacaggacaggacaaacTTGATTCAGAAGGTAAGACATGCATCTTCAGTATTGATCGCTAGGAATAAACTGACAAAGGGGTTAGTGAAAGCGGAGGTAGAAATAGCAGGAGGAATCAGGGGAAAAGGGGACACAGGTGGAAGGATTGGGTAAGTGGGAACAGCTGGGACTAATGAAGTTAAAGTGATGGTGTAGAGAAAGAGTGTGCAGGTTAACCACAAGAGGGGGACAGAGAAAGTAGGAAACCCGGATCATGACATCTTGAGGTCCACCACTGATCGGGGGCAGACGGACTCATCTGGCATCTGCAGAAAAATGCCATACCCACCTTACTGCTGCAGAGGAGCGGCAATCCATGCAACGCCCTTCTGATGAGCTCAACTGTTAAAAAGCCATATTCTTAGGTTATTCAGCAGAGTGAAGGAGAAGATTCTGACGTAATTGTCCCGTACACTGCATTTTATAATGCCTCTCCAGTGCGTCAATTGGTCAATCTTCTTGACTGGCATGAGCCAATACAACTTCAGGAATAGTTGGAAGGGAAGGTGTCTCGTGAAAGCTcgagagggaaaaaaacatttcacagtgAAGCACTGTACCGGAGCATGATTCGTTTTGCAGGGAGG
Proteins encoded in this region:
- the LOC127983968 gene encoding hepatic sodium/bile acid cotransporter-like; the protein is MVVSENVTIKYNFSSYERDVNITTSKDSAFNENVDKATRWALIVILFITMLSLGCTMEISKIKNYFIKPKGVAIAVGAQFGIMPLTAFCLAKLFQLSPMESLSVLICGCCPGGNLSNIFALALEGDMNLSIVMTACSTVLGLGMMPLLLYLYSQGISNLAEYVPFTSITIALIMILVPCGIGTLLNYRVPHYSKIITQIGLALLLISCVVIGVLAGISDGGKLFKVQSYQLIATAALMPLIGFTSGYILSTLFSMNAPCRRTVSMEVGCQNIQLCTTILKVAFPAEFIGQLYFFPVIYIVFQIVEALILIVLFRCHKRLRTITETKVYTTVERAAEETNGPSNSDI